One region of Vibrio sp. FE10 genomic DNA includes:
- a CDS encoding MATE family efflux transporter: MGINLKTDPISKSFYQYLWPALTGMVIKSLFIMGDAWFVGRGVGPDGLGAIALTIPAFSIFTAIAMMVGIGGAALMSIEVGKGNTTSGQTLFSQSMLSTAVLSTISVSIALYFLDDMIALMGASGYMAELTHDYLSVMLPFFVLYSLAWVMSCFVRNDTNPKLATYAMSIGAVVNLVLDYFFVLEFGWGMKGAAYGTAIAQGVIACILLSHFVRRQGTLEMSLKGIGLGKLPSILKIGTPTFFIEVTAAMTILLFNYVLLHQFGENHIIAYGLTANIGVFALFVMVGIAQACQPIISFNHGANQPNRIEAIFRLGLKSAIGSGLVFMVLVYLFAPQIAALYLGDSSDLIGLSSTALTFFFFAVPLMGINLVIANLFQATAKPKQATLISLGRGFVFVALGIMILPKLFPEQGIWASILFAETVTAIFSLSMLRSYKKRFSDSLEKQAA, from the coding sequence ATGGGCATTAATCTCAAAACTGATCCGATCTCAAAATCCTTTTATCAATACCTTTGGCCCGCACTAACCGGCATGGTGATCAAGTCTCTTTTTATCATGGGAGATGCTTGGTTCGTCGGACGCGGTGTTGGCCCTGATGGGCTTGGTGCTATCGCTTTAACCATCCCTGCTTTTTCAATATTCACCGCCATTGCCATGATGGTGGGCATTGGTGGCGCAGCACTTATGTCCATCGAAGTCGGTAAAGGAAATACAACGTCGGGTCAAACTCTCTTTAGCCAATCAATGCTCAGTACCGCTGTGCTTAGCACCATTTCAGTCAGCATTGCCCTGTATTTTTTAGACGACATGATTGCGTTAATGGGCGCTTCTGGTTACATGGCTGAACTGACTCACGATTACCTGTCTGTGATGCTGCCATTCTTTGTGTTGTACTCGTTAGCTTGGGTCATGTCATGCTTTGTTCGTAACGATACCAACCCAAAACTGGCGACTTACGCGATGTCGATAGGTGCTGTGGTTAACCTAGTTTTGGACTACTTCTTCGTCTTAGAATTTGGCTGGGGTATGAAAGGCGCGGCCTACGGTACAGCAATTGCTCAAGGTGTTATCGCTTGTATTCTATTAAGCCACTTTGTACGTAGACAAGGCACCTTGGAAATGAGCTTAAAAGGGATTGGTTTGGGAAAACTGCCAAGCATCCTAAAAATAGGTACGCCGACATTCTTCATTGAAGTAACTGCAGCGATGACCATCTTATTGTTCAACTACGTGTTGCTGCATCAGTTTGGTGAGAATCATATTATCGCCTATGGCTTAACGGCAAACATCGGGGTATTCGCCCTGTTTGTGATGGTCGGAATCGCTCAAGCCTGCCAACCAATCATCAGCTTTAATCATGGAGCCAACCAACCAAACCGAATCGAAGCGATTTTCCGCTTAGGTTTAAAAAGTGCAATTGGTAGCGGCTTGGTGTTTATGGTTCTGGTGTACCTGTTTGCTCCACAAATCGCAGCCCTCTATTTGGGTGATTCAAGCGATTTAATTGGACTGTCATCAACCGCATTGACGTTCTTCTTCTTTGCTGTGCCGCTGATGGGCATAAACTTAGTGATCGCCAACCTGTTTCAGGCAACGGCCAAACCTAAACAAGCAACACTGATATCTCTTGGACGCGGCTTTGTGTTCGTCGCCTTGGGCATCATGATTTTGCCAAAGCTATTCCCAGAACAAGGCATTTGGGCGAGCATCCTGTTCGCGGAAACCGTAACAGCCATATTCAGCCTGAGTATGTTACGCAGCTACAAGAAGCGCTTTTCTGACTCATTAGAAAAACAGGCTGCATAG